CCGGGGCAACACGGTGATCGTCGGCGGCCGGCGTACCGAACTGCTCGACGAGATCGCCGCGGCCCACCCCGACCTGGACACGGTGCCGATCGACACCACCGACCCGGCGAGCATCGCCACGGCGGCGGAGGCGGTGCTGGCCCGGCACCCGGACCTCAACGTTCTGGTGGCGATGGCCGGCGTCATGCGGGTCGAGGACTGGCGCTCGCCCGAGACGTTCCTCGCCTCGGCCGAGGAGGTGGTGACCACGAACGTGCTCGGTCCGATCCGGCTGATCGGCGCGTTCGTCGAGCACCTGCGGCAACGCGGGGACGCCACCATCGTCACCGTCTCGTCCGGCCTGGGGTTCGTGCCGCTGCGGGTCACCCCGAGCTACAACGCTTCCAAGGCCGCGATCCACATGCTCAGCGAGTCGGTCCGGCTCCAGCTCGCCGAAACCGGCGTACGGGTGGTCGAGCTGGTGCCGCCGGCGGTGCGCACCGGGCTGCTGCCCGGCCAGGAGAGCAGCGAGTTCGCCATGCCACTGGACGAGTTCGTGACCGAGGTGGTGGCGCTGCTGGAGGCGCAGCCGGACGCCACCGAGATCCACGTCGAGCGGGTGAAGTTCCTCCGCCACGCGGAGGCGCGCGGCGACTACGACCAGGTCGTCGCCACCCTGAACGCGGCCGACCCGCACGCCGCCACCTGAGGTGTTAAGCGGGGCCCCCGCCTATACCGGAGACGTTAAGCGGGGGCCCCTCCTTGTAACACTTGATATCGACGGATCCCTATCTATAGGCTGTCGGCGTTCCCGCACACCCCCCATCCCCCAGGAGTGTGAACCATGCGTACGCCGAAGCTGTCCCGGATCCTCGCCACCCTCGCGGCCGTGACGCTGACGGCGCTGGGCGCGGTCGCCGTCAACCCGGCACCGGCCTCCGCCGCGGTCCGCAACGTCTGCTACAACACCAGCCAGGCTGGCCCGTTCGCCAGCTACGCGGTGCAGGCGGCATCGATCTGGAACAACTACACCAACAACATCAACATGGCCCAGTGCGGGTCGAACCTGATGATCTACTACACCTACGGCGGCGGGTCGTACGCCCAGCGCACCAGCCTGGGCAACGGCCGCGTGGTCATCGACTACTACCAGGCCCAGCAGTACTCCCCACTGCGCATCATGACGCACGAGATCGGCCACATCCTCGGCCTGCCGGACAACTACAACGGCAACTGCGCCATCCTGATGTCCGGCGGCAGCGCCGGCACCGGCTGCACCAACCCGTACCCCAGCTCCGCCGAGGCCGCCCGGGTCGACTCGCTGTTCGGCTTCGCGGCCCGCAGCGCGACGTCCGCCCAGGTCTTCAGCGACAGCTGGCCGGCCGCCACGGTGGTCGGCGCCGGTCGCTGACGACGCACCGGTGACGGGGTCGGCGGGTCACCGCCGGCCCCGTTCGCGTGTCTTCGCCACCGTCCGGCCGGTCCGCTGGCGCGGCGCTCGCGCGGCCGGTGGCTCGGCGGCGAGGTC
The genomic region above belongs to Micromonospora sp. WMMD1128 and contains:
- a CDS encoding SDR family NAD(P)-dependent oxidoreductase; translated protein: MDISGNTIFIPGATSGIGLALALALRDRGNTVIVGGRRTELLDEIAAAHPDLDTVPIDTTDPASIATAAEAVLARHPDLNVLVAMAGVMRVEDWRSPETFLASAEEVVTTNVLGPIRLIGAFVEHLRQRGDATIVTVSSGLGFVPLRVTPSYNASKAAIHMLSESVRLQLAETGVRVVELVPPAVRTGLLPGQESSEFAMPLDEFVTEVVALLEAQPDATEIHVERVKFLRHAEARGDYDQVVATLNAADPHAAT
- a CDS encoding snapalysin family zinc-dependent metalloprotease, giving the protein MRTPKLSRILATLAAVTLTALGAVAVNPAPASAAVRNVCYNTSQAGPFASYAVQAASIWNNYTNNINMAQCGSNLMIYYTYGGGSYAQRTSLGNGRVVIDYYQAQQYSPLRIMTHEIGHILGLPDNYNGNCAILMSGGSAGTGCTNPYPSSAEAARVDSLFGFAARSATSAQVFSDSWPAATVVGAGR